A stretch of the Geovibrio thiophilus genome encodes the following:
- the rpsF gene encoding 30S ribosomal protein S6 gives MVTYETIFIVRPDLTQEEIDTNLEFFKGNIEQNGGEILKVEPWGKLSFAYEVEDYRDGYYFLIQYKAGGNYNEELEKRYRYSEDVLRFCIVKIDEKKFKLKPRKDPAPRPDRKGKKVNPRRPREDSRTPFEEGDEAAPETDAEEISE, from the coding sequence TTGGTTACTTACGAAACTATTTTTATCGTCCGTCCCGACCTCACGCAGGAAGAGATTGACACAAACCTTGAATTTTTCAAGGGGAACATCGAGCAGAACGGCGGCGAAATTCTTAAAGTCGAGCCTTGGGGCAAACTTTCTTTCGCCTACGAAGTTGAGGACTACCGTGACGGCTACTACTTCCTCATTCAGTACAAAGCCGGCGGCAACTACAACGAAGAGCTTGAAAAACGCTACCGCTACAGCGAAGACGTTCTCAGATTCTGCATCGTTAAAATCGACGAGAAGAAATTCAAACTGAAACCCAGAAAAGATCCCGCTCCCAGACCCGACAGAAAGGGCAAGAAGGTTAACCCCAGAAGACCCAGAGAGGACAGCAGGACTCCCTTTGAAGAAGGGGACGAGGCGGCACCTGAGACTGACGCGGAAGAGATTTCCGAATAA
- a CDS encoding dienelactone hydrolase family protein has translation MKYLLAVIMFLMTASAYAGDYVVYKSGSVEYEGFYSPVSGKAPLVLIVHDWDGLGDYEVERVEMLNKLGYSAFAVDMFGKGVRPAETAEKQRLTGELYADRDRMRRILQAGVDKAKALGADTGNAVIIGYCFGGAVVLEYARSGAPLKSFISFHGGLDTPQGQDYSGAKGEVAVFHGTADAAVSMASFAKLAADLEKAGVKHEMHTYSGAPHAFTVFGSQSYRRDADEKSWKRFTEYLKEIF, from the coding sequence ATGAAGTACTTACTGGCAGTGATTATGTTTCTGATGACCGCTTCGGCTTATGCGGGGGATTATGTCGTGTATAAGTCAGGAAGCGTCGAATATGAAGGGTTTTACTCGCCCGTTTCCGGCAAGGCTCCTCTGGTGCTTATCGTTCATGACTGGGACGGGTTGGGAGACTATGAGGTTGAAAGAGTCGAAATGCTTAACAAATTAGGTTATTCTGCATTTGCCGTGGATATGTTCGGCAAGGGTGTCCGCCCCGCTGAGACTGCCGAGAAACAGCGCCTGACCGGTGAGCTCTACGCGGACAGAGACAGGATGAGAAGAATCCTTCAGGCGGGTGTAGACAAGGCTAAAGCTCTGGGCGCCGACACGGGCAATGCTGTGATCATCGGCTACTGCTTCGGGGGAGCCGTGGTTCTTGAATACGCGAGAAGCGGAGCTCCGCTGAAATCGTTCATCTCTTTCCACGGCGGACTTGACACTCCGCAGGGGCAGGACTACTCAGGGGCAAAGGGTGAGGTGGCGGTCTTCCACGGAACAGCGGACGCGGCAGTCAGTATGGCAAGCTTCGCGAAGCTTGCCGCGGATCTCGAAAAAGCCGGAGTGAAGCACGAGATGCACACCTACAGCGGCGCTCCCCATGCCTTCACTGTTTTCGGCTCGCAGAGCTATCGCAGGGACGCGGATGAAAAATCGTGGAAACGCTTTACGGAATATCTGAAAGAAATTTTTTAA
- the rpsR gene encoding 30S ribosomal protein S18, translating into MAVLRRKFQKKKVCRFCAEKIDIDYKDAKLLRGFVTERGKIMPRRLTGTCAKHQRSLASAVKTARTIILLPFSLDR; encoded by the coding sequence ATGGCTGTTTTAAGAAGAAAATTTCAGAAAAAGAAAGTATGCAGATTCTGCGCGGAAAAAATCGATATAGACTACAAAGACGCTAAACTCCTCAGAGGTTTCGTAACCGAAAGAGGTAAAATAATGCCCAGAAGGCTTACGGGAACATGCGCAAAACACCAGAGATCACTCGCTTCTGCTGTTAAAACCGCACGTACCATAATCCTTCTTCCCTTCAGCCTCGACAGATAA
- a CDS encoding TonB-dependent receptor plug domain-containing protein, producing MKKFLLSMCAVLLTLCPVMADENLMRTTIYLDEVSVTADSAADSNLNISEQKVAEKNRSGNIADFLVKDPEISFKRKTAFGDSGDIISIRGMESKRIMLNLDGRSISSTGNVGGNYIDFGTIPLDNIERIEIIKGGSSAEYGNNALGGVINAYTKRPSKDASASVYATMGGWDDASDYHNVRGSFAKRFGSLGVSLGVSHQEAEAYLRNNDYESLHINPKFYLSLPWRGEVILGYKYSKTTRGLIRSNRDDGAPASDSDSSLPGFNTPIDSNYPTASGEYFAGGSPTPSMSVIGDGAYWDKIRHMLDITYIQPLSDNVYIEAMAYKNYEDRYEKNYADVASRLQILTANPNDFDPSLTSEGELVLDRKIEVDRSYGYKLKTVGELEKHTLTAGAEAKALRSGGIDVRYVDTNYNKAGANQWTGTMAGSSGSEADVYGFFISDSYRVTDRLTADFGMRYDRYDAKSGDVNYEDGKATPKVGLTYVLTPNDKVSVFVYQNYRTPTLPELWWNSQASSDDSTVNVPYLIGRELKPETATGIDAAYSHTFSGKGRVQFSAFYYDIEDYILHKAVYVNRSQSYQAWAAYNTDAEFYGTTADGSYDITRSLSGRLSGTYQQTKKKNDPSDPDGVLEEVDYIPDVKASAGISWDITEKITLDMGLNYTGKRLYTVNTATLSKGELGGYTTVDASFRYRLDEHTVFEIYGENLTDKEYEETWGYPAMGFNMGASIKWTL from the coding sequence TTGAAAAAATTTCTTTTAAGCATGTGCGCTGTGTTGTTAACACTCTGTCCTGTTATGGCGGATGAAAACCTTATGCGTACAACAATTTATCTGGATGAAGTCTCGGTCACGGCGGATTCTGCGGCAGATTCCAACCTGAATATTTCAGAACAGAAGGTCGCAGAGAAGAACAGAAGCGGCAACATAGCCGATTTTCTTGTGAAGGATCCCGAGATCTCCTTCAAGCGCAAGACCGCCTTCGGAGACAGCGGTGACATTATCTCCATAAGAGGCATGGAGAGCAAAAGAATCATGCTTAACCTTGATGGCAGAAGCATAAGCTCCACAGGAAATGTCGGAGGCAATTATATAGATTTTGGCACTATACCACTCGATAATATAGAAAGAATAGAGATTATTAAGGGCGGCAGCTCGGCGGAATACGGCAATAACGCCTTGGGCGGAGTGATCAACGCCTACACCAAGCGCCCGTCAAAGGATGCGTCAGCGTCCGTTTATGCAACTATGGGCGGCTGGGATGATGCCAGCGACTATCATAACGTACGGGGCAGCTTTGCCAAAAGGTTCGGCAGTCTGGGTGTGAGTCTGGGCGTGAGCCATCAGGAGGCGGAAGCTTATCTCAGAAACAACGATTATGAGTCCCTGCATATAAACCCTAAGTTTTATCTGAGCCTCCCTTGGCGGGGAGAAGTCATTCTCGGTTACAAATACAGCAAGACGACAAGAGGGCTTATACGCTCCAACAGGGACGACGGCGCACCAGCATCTGACTCGGATTCTTCCCTGCCCGGCTTCAATACCCCTATCGACAGCAACTACCCGACAGCCAGCGGCGAATATTTCGCAGGCGGCTCACCCACACCCTCAATGAGCGTTATAGGTGACGGCGCCTACTGGGATAAGATAAGGCATATGCTGGACATCACATATATTCAGCCCTTAAGCGACAACGTCTACATTGAGGCTATGGCGTATAAAAACTACGAAGACCGCTATGAGAAAAACTACGCAGATGTTGCTTCAAGGCTTCAGATACTGACCGCAAACCCCAATGATTTTGACCCCTCTCTCACCTCAGAGGGTGAGCTTGTTCTGGACAGAAAGATTGAGGTGGACAGAAGTTACGGCTACAAGCTGAAAACCGTCGGGGAACTTGAAAAGCACACTCTCACAGCCGGAGCCGAGGCAAAGGCGCTGAGATCCGGCGGCATAGATGTCCGCTATGTTGACACCAACTACAACAAAGCGGGAGCAAACCAGTGGACGGGAACCATGGCGGGAAGCAGCGGTTCGGAGGCGGATGTTTACGGCTTCTTCATATCTGACAGCTACAGGGTTACAGACAGGCTTACGGCGGATTTCGGCATGCGCTACGATAGATATGATGCCAAAAGCGGTGACGTAAACTATGAGGACGGAAAAGCCACGCCTAAGGTCGGGCTTACATATGTCCTGACGCCAAATGACAAAGTGTCAGTGTTCGTTTACCAGAACTACAGAACCCCTACCCTGCCTGAGCTCTGGTGGAACTCTCAGGCGAGTTCTGACGACAGCACAGTGAACGTGCCTTATCTCATCGGCAGAGAACTGAAGCCGGAAACAGCCACAGGTATCGATGCCGCTTACAGTCATACCTTTTCCGGAAAAGGCAGAGTTCAGTTTTCCGCCTTCTATTATGATATTGAGGACTATATACTGCACAAGGCTGTGTATGTTAACCGCTCTCAGAGTTATCAGGCTTGGGCGGCGTATAATACGGACGCTGAATTTTACGGAACGACTGCGGACGGTTCGTACGATATAACCCGCTCACTCAGCGGGCGGCTGAGCGGAACTTACCAGCAGACCAAGAAAAAGAACGATCCCTCTGATCCGGACGGAGTGCTTGAGGAAGTGGACTATATTCCTGATGTAAAGGCTTCAGCGGGAATCAGTTGGGATATTACGGAGAAAATTACTCTGGACATGGGGCTTAACTATACTGGCAAGAGGCTCTATACTGTAAATACGGCGACTCTCTCAAAAGGCGAACTCGGGGGCTACACCACGGTTGACGCCAGCTTCCGTTACAGGCTGGATGAACATACGGTGTTTGAAATATACGGTGAAAACCTCACTGACAAGGAATATGAGGAGACATGGGGTTATCCCGCCATGGGCTTCAATATGGGGGCAAGCATAAAATGGACTTTGTAA
- a CDS encoding single-stranded DNA-binding protein, with amino-acid sequence MGFFNKVVLLGNCTRNPEVRYVPGRDLAVAKFGLAVNRKQKDKEETMFIDIVAFGKLGEICGEYLTKGSPVLVEGRLSQNVWEQEGQKRSKHEVIAENIQLVSSRRDKGGDYSSGSDGGFSSGGSGSSDDFSEDDIPF; translated from the coding sequence ATGGGCTTTTTCAATAAGGTAGTATTGCTTGGCAACTGTACCCGCAACCCCGAAGTAAGATATGTTCCCGGAAGGGATCTCGCAGTGGCAAAGTTTGGTCTTGCCGTTAACCGAAAACAGAAAGACAAAGAAGAAACAATGTTCATTGACATTGTCGCCTTCGGAAAACTCGGCGAAATCTGCGGGGAATACCTCACGAAAGGAAGCCCTGTGCTGGTGGAAGGACGCCTCTCTCAAAACGTGTGGGAGCAGGAAGGACAAAAACGCAGCAAGCATGAAGTGATCGCCGAAAATATCCAGCTTGTGTCTTCAAGAAGAGACAAAGGCGGGGACTATTCATCAGGCAGTGACGGCGGCTTCTCTTCAGGCGGCAGCGGCAGCAGCGACGATTTCAGCGAAGACGATATACCGTTTTAG
- the nuoD gene encoding NADH dehydrogenase (quinone) subunit D yields the protein MQNINNNVAEVVTVNMGPQHPSTHGVLRLVVDLDGETIVNVTPDVGYLHRGTEKLAENRTYHQFIPLTDRLDYLSPLSNNLAYCLAVEKFFGVKIPERADYMRVIYAELSRVASHLVWIATHALDIGAMTVFLYAFRERERVLDMFECATGQRMTSSWIRIGGVRDDAPEEFFRLAKSFVDEFDGFVDLYENLLTNNRIWKMRTIGIGVLNADDAQDYGTSGPLMRGAGIDFDLRRDEPYCCYDKFKFEVPTQPEGDTYARYKVRMKELREANKIVAQALENLPEGPVMTDDPRVAMPSHEDVYERMESLIRRFYLISKGFRPPKGETYQGIEAPKGELGFYIVSEGEERPYRLKIRAPSYVNLGVLNHMAQGHMLADLVAIIGTNDVVLGEIDR from the coding sequence ATGCAGAACATCAACAATAACGTAGCCGAAGTAGTTACGGTCAACATGGGACCCCAGCACCCCAGCACACACGGGGTTCTGAGACTTGTTGTCGATCTTGACGGCGAAACAATAGTAAACGTGACCCCCGATGTGGGTTACCTTCACAGGGGAACTGAAAAGCTTGCGGAAAACAGGACTTATCATCAGTTTATCCCCCTCACGGACAGGCTGGATTATCTCTCGCCTCTGTCAAACAACCTTGCCTACTGCCTCGCCGTAGAGAAGTTCTTCGGAGTGAAAATCCCCGAAAGAGCAGACTACATGAGGGTTATATACGCCGAGCTTTCCCGTGTAGCCAGCCACCTTGTCTGGATCGCGACACACGCTCTGGATATAGGCGCCATGACTGTTTTCCTCTATGCCTTCCGTGAAAGGGAGCGTGTGCTTGACATGTTCGAGTGCGCCACAGGTCAGAGGATGACAAGCTCATGGATCAGAATAGGCGGCGTGCGTGATGACGCGCCGGAGGAGTTCTTCAGACTTGCCAAATCCTTCGTCGATGAGTTTGACGGATTCGTTGATCTTTACGAAAACCTTCTCACCAACAACAGGATATGGAAAATGAGAACTATCGGCATCGGTGTCCTCAACGCAGATGACGCTCAGGATTACGGTACAAGCGGTCCTCTTATGAGAGGCGCAGGCATCGATTTTGACCTGAGACGTGATGAACCGTACTGCTGTTATGACAAATTCAAATTCGAGGTTCCCACTCAGCCGGAGGGGGACACCTATGCACGTTATAAAGTGAGAATGAAGGAGCTTCGCGAGGCTAATAAAATAGTCGCTCAGGCTCTTGAAAATCTTCCCGAAGGTCCCGTTATGACTGACGACCCCAGAGTGGCTATGCCCTCTCATGAGGACGTTTACGAAAGAATGGAGTCCCTCATCAGAAGATTCTACCTTATCTCCAAAGGCTTCCGTCCTCCCAAGGGCGAAACCTATCAGGGGATTGAGGCTCCCAAGGGCGAACTCGGCTTCTACATAGTGAGTGAAGGCGAGGAAAGACCCTACAGGCTTAAAATCCGTGCTCCTTCCTATGTGAATCTCGGCGTTCTTAATCACATGGCTCAGGGACACATGCTTGCGGATCTTGTCGCGATCATCGGTACTAACGATGTTGTTCTCGGCGAGATAGACAGGTAA
- a CDS encoding class I SAM-dependent methyltransferase, which produces MDFVKTREQQEKFWNNKAKTFPRYEEKEDNYEAGMLNRAREHGVVFKDADILDVGCGSGMYTIRLGKDAKHVTATDISSEMLRILKEDASAQGINNIDTFLGDWLEFKPDKKYDVVFCSMTPAVQSEEGRAKVMEHAGGWVVYMGFADRTEMNMTAGLYRHYGITPKKFHDAPGMRAYLEERGIKYTTSLVSGEWAVPRTYEEAAASCRDMLSLYNIEPDEEILAENIKPAMDETGKYIERTAYSIEMIVWHV; this is translated from the coding sequence ATGGACTTTGTAAAAACACGGGAGCAGCAGGAAAAGTTCTGGAATAATAAAGCGAAAACCTTCCCCAGATATGAGGAGAAGGAGGATAACTATGAAGCGGGTATGCTGAACAGAGCCCGTGAGCACGGAGTTGTGTTCAAGGATGCGGATATTCTCGATGTCGGCTGCGGAAGCGGCATGTACACCATCCGTCTGGGGAAGGATGCAAAGCATGTAACCGCAACGGACATATCAAGCGAGATGCTGCGCATCCTTAAAGAGGACGCGTCAGCGCAGGGTATCAATAATATAGATACATTCCTTGGCGACTGGCTGGAGTTCAAGCCGGATAAAAAATATGACGTTGTCTTCTGCTCAATGACTCCCGCTGTGCAGTCTGAGGAAGGCAGGGCTAAGGTTATGGAGCATGCCGGAGGCTGGGTTGTATACATGGGTTTTGCGGATCGCACAGAGATGAACATGACGGCAGGGCTGTACAGGCATTACGGCATAACCCCGAAGAAGTTTCATGACGCGCCCGGAATGCGTGCCTACCTTGAGGAAAGAGGAATAAAATACACCACCAGCCTTGTCAGCGGGGAATGGGCTGTTCCCCGAACCTATGAAGAGGCTGCCGCAAGCTGCCGTGACATGCTCTCTCTCTATAATATAGAACCGGATGAGGAGATACTTGCGGAGAACATCAAGCCTGCGATGGATGAGACGGGTAAATATATCGAGCGCACCGCTTACAGCATAGAGATGATCGTATGGCACGTCTGA
- a CDS encoding RluA family pseudouridine synthase: MRFTDETAEVIEFTAEEAGGRLDVLLASKSGRSRSFAAEVIEEGLVEVNGRIPAKSLKVKKGDIIRMEIPVEEVPSLEPQPVDFDVIFEDENMIVVNKPAGVTVHPAPGSPDGTLVNGLLYRYRIEDHNDFRPGIVHRLDRDTSGLILVAKNRDAREKLSSLFLNRIVDKRYLAFCWGAPKFDSLIVDEPIGRHPADRKRMAVREDGRAAKSLFTVKERYKNAFLAEVKIYTGRTHQIRVHASHIGHPILDDSLYGGKHNRGYKIERQALHSWKLTFKSPFVQKEMDFCAPLPHEMELLRERLLSAK; this comes from the coding sequence ATGAGATTTACAGACGAAACAGCAGAAGTGATTGAATTTACCGCTGAGGAGGCGGGGGGAAGGCTTGATGTTCTCCTCGCCTCAAAATCCGGCAGGAGCAGGAGCTTCGCCGCAGAGGTCATAGAAGAAGGGCTGGTTGAGGTCAACGGACGCATCCCCGCCAAATCCCTTAAGGTGAAGAAGGGGGACATCATCCGCATGGAGATTCCCGTGGAAGAGGTTCCGAGCCTTGAACCGCAGCCAGTTGACTTCGATGTGATATTTGAGGACGAAAACATGATAGTGGTGAACAAGCCCGCCGGAGTTACTGTGCACCCCGCCCCGGGCTCGCCGGACGGAACACTGGTCAACGGGCTTCTTTACCGCTACCGCATAGAGGATCACAACGACTTCCGCCCGGGCATCGTCCACAGGCTGGACAGGGACACCTCGGGGCTTATTCTTGTGGCGAAAAACAGGGACGCACGGGAGAAGCTCTCGTCCCTGTTTCTGAACCGCATCGTGGACAAACGCTATCTCGCTTTCTGCTGGGGCGCTCCCAAATTCGACAGCTTAATTGTAGATGAACCCATAGGCAGGCATCCCGCAGACCGTAAAAGAATGGCTGTCAGAGAGGACGGAAGAGCGGCGAAGAGTCTTTTTACCGTAAAAGAACGTTATAAAAACGCCTTTCTCGCTGAGGTGAAGATATACACCGGACGCACTCACCAGATACGTGTGCATGCTTCTCATATTGGACATCCGATACTTGACGATTCACTCTACGGCGGAAAACATAACAGGGGTTACAAAATTGAAAGGCAGGCTTTACACTCGTGGAAACTTACTTTCAAAAGCCCTTTTGTTCAAAAAGAAATGGATTTTTGCGCCCCTTTGCCTCATGAAATGGAGCTTCTGAGGGAGAGGCTCCTGTCAGCGAAATAG
- a CDS encoding NADH-quinone oxidoreductase subunit A, with translation MNEYLPVAILMLIAGAVGAIMMFMGGLIRPKKYDKVKNSVYECGMPEFSDARKRYNVRFYIVALLFVLFDVEIVFLYPWAVAFGDIGLYGLVAMFMFLIILVVGFLYEWKKGALEWV, from the coding sequence ATGAATGAGTATTTGCCAGTCGCAATCCTTATGCTGATTGCGGGCGCGGTAGGCGCCATCATGATGTTTATGGGCGGTCTTATACGTCCGAAAAAGTACGATAAGGTCAAAAACTCCGTTTATGAATGCGGTATGCCGGAGTTCTCCGATGCCAGAAAAAGGTACAACGTCAGGTTCTACATAGTCGCCCTGCTTTTTGTTCTCTTCGATGTAGAAATAGTGTTTCTTTATCCGTGGGCTGTGGCTTTCGGGGATATAGGGCTTTACGGGCTTGTCGCTATGTTCATGTTCCTGATAATTCTTGTCGTCGGTTTTCTGTATGAATGGAAAAAAGGAGCACTGGAATGGGTGTAA
- a CDS encoding NuoB/complex I 20 kDa subunit family protein, producing the protein MGVMTNKLPDNVITTTVDNVINWGRKSSLWPVTFGLACCAIEMMATGAAKHDLDRLGIIFRATPRQADVMIVAGTVTRKMAPIVRKVWDQMPEPKWCIAMGSCATSGGIYDTYSTVQGVDEILPVDFYVPGCPPRPEALLDAIVALQKKIMTEKVVRK; encoded by the coding sequence ATGGGTGTAATGACGAATAAGCTGCCGGACAATGTTATCACCACAACGGTGGACAATGTCATCAACTGGGGAAGAAAATCCTCCCTCTGGCCGGTTACTTTCGGTCTGGCCTGTTGCGCCATTGAGATGATGGCTACAGGCGCCGCCAAGCACGACCTTGACAGGCTCGGAATAATCTTCCGCGCCACACCCCGTCAGGCAGACGTGATGATAGTCGCCGGTACCGTTACCCGTAAAATGGCTCCCATCGTCCGCAAAGTATGGGATCAGATGCCTGAGCCCAAATGGTGTATAGCAATGGGAAGCTGCGCTACAAGCGGCGGTATTTATGATACATACTCCACGGTTCAGGGTGTCGATGAGATTCTCCCCGTGGATTTTTACGTTCCCGGATGCCCTCCCAGACCTGAAGCTCTTCTTGACGCTATTGTCGCGCTTCAGAAAAAAATCATGACCGAAAAAGTGGTAAGGAAATAG
- a CDS encoding NADH-quinone oxidoreductase subunit C — MNFTELTTQLEQLFPGRLNCYTQFGCNFVRVKDHAVYKDVLRALKEKFSFKYMVDVVATHWPKKTDKFEITNNLFSIENKLRVFVKLSRPDHVFPTITDIWKGANFMEREEYDLMGIVFEGHPDLRRVLLPDFFEGHPLRKDFPLKERKWFNKTDEQRLGIKFTK; from the coding sequence ATGAATTTTACCGAATTAACCACACAGCTTGAGCAGCTTTTTCCCGGCAGGCTGAACTGTTATACGCAGTTCGGCTGTAATTTTGTCAGGGTTAAGGATCATGCGGTTTATAAAGACGTTCTCCGCGCGCTGAAAGAGAAGTTCTCCTTCAAATACATGGTGGATGTCGTGGCTACACACTGGCCTAAAAAAACCGACAAGTTTGAAATCACGAACAACCTTTTCTCAATCGAAAACAAGCTCAGGGTGTTTGTGAAGCTTTCAAGACCCGACCACGTCTTCCCCACTATTACCGATATATGGAAAGGCGCCAACTTCATGGAGAGGGAAGAGTACGACCTTATGGGAATCGTTTTTGAAGGTCACCCCGATCTGAGAAGAGTGCTTCTCCCCGACTTCTTTGAAGGTCACCCGCTCAGGAAGGACTTCCCGCTTAAAGAGAGGAAGTGGTTCAACAAGACGGACGAGCAGCGTCTCGGTATCAAGTTCACCAAATAA
- a CDS encoding ABC transporter substrate-binding protein: protein MARLIICLVALLLASQSWAKTVTDIFGRTVTVPDNVERIIALGSSMSFVTYLHAQKLAVGVEDVEKTADSTKPYVQANFEMVKDLPVIGKAGAVRIPNYERIISLKPDVVFIVSTDRGEPDLIQRKLSIPVVAVSYGMPNFDQDVFFRSIGLTAEVLGRQERAEELISYIKSLPAKLSYAPGKDAEAYLGGISFKGNQGLNSTAADFLPMKLARIKNITDAEKKRGQFFVNREYVLAKNPEIIFIDGNGLSLIADDVRKNPEFYARLRAFRNGQVFLLLPHTSYFSNPEMLYVNAFLMAKSAYPEKYGNIDPEEITDEILTAFNGKGMYGFLRKTTGGYGVLELTPDGIKIK from the coding sequence ATGGCACGTCTGATAATCTGTCTTGTTGCCCTGCTGCTAGCTTCTCAGTCATGGGCTAAGACGGTGACAGACATATTCGGGCGTACCGTCACTGTGCCGGACAATGTAGAAAGGATTATAGCCCTTGGCAGCAGCATGTCGTTTGTAACCTATCTTCATGCGCAGAAGCTTGCCGTGGGCGTTGAGGATGTGGAGAAAACGGCGGATTCCACCAAACCGTATGTTCAGGCTAATTTCGAGATGGTGAAGGATCTCCCTGTGATCGGTAAGGCGGGCGCAGTCCGCATTCCGAACTACGAAAGGATAATCAGCCTTAAGCCCGATGTTGTGTTTATTGTTTCAACAGACAGGGGCGAACCCGACCTTATTCAGCGTAAGCTGAGTATCCCTGTTGTTGCCGTAAGTTACGGAATGCCGAACTTCGATCAGGATGTGTTCTTCCGCTCAATCGGGCTTACAGCCGAAGTTCTCGGCAGGCAGGAACGGGCTGAGGAGCTTATCTCCTATATAAAAAGCCTGCCCGCCAAGCTGAGCTATGCGCCCGGGAAAGACGCAGAAGCCTATCTCGGCGGCATATCCTTCAAAGGGAATCAGGGGCTTAACAGCACTGCGGCGGATTTTCTGCCCATGAAGCTGGCGCGGATAAAGAATATTACTGATGCGGAGAAAAAAAGAGGGCAGTTTTTCGTTAACAGGGAATATGTTTTGGCGAAGAACCCCGAAATTATTTTCATAGACGGCAACGGGCTCTCTCTTATTGCTGATGACGTAAGGAAAAATCCTGAGTTTTACGCAAGGCTGAGGGCTTTCCGAAACGGGCAGGTCTTCCTGCTTCTGCCGCATACAAGCTATTTCAGCAATCCTGAGATGCTGTATGTCAATGCCTTTCTCATGGCGAAGTCGGCATACCCTGAAAAATACGGAAATATCGATCCTGAGGAAATCACTGACGAGATTCTCACTGCCTTCAACGGAAAAGGGATGTACGGCTTTCTCAGGAAAACAACAGGCGGCTACGGCGTTCTGGAATTAACTCCTGACGGTATAAAAATCAAATAA
- a CDS encoding MFS transporter translates to MSSIRYMAAVNSSIFVIMFGLGICFTYLPDKMTRLSGSVTMSGFLASAFGLTYILSQYPLGKIADRFGFRSVIIAGFLLCSLSGLIYYSADSARELILGRIVQGVGEAPLWSLSPILLALLYPENKAQVMGWYTASFHFGLTAGPLAGTYIADFFGAETTFLGFSAASVIGGFIILTLVSPKHQTHKKSETKVGIMSIVRPLNKSVLAGIVMYGAAYGLIVSVIPAFMLSVKNMNHSLTNTAFSLSFFTLGIIQIFSGKIVKTHNLKQILPIGMSCIGAGLLVIIYNSGVLLFIGLLAYTAGLGIFSIASMLYLQIKADSAHAGASSGVYFMFWGIGYFTVPFVIGMIRSADLISVVLLFQAVMLFAAAASLVKTMKN, encoded by the coding sequence ATGTCATCCATACGCTATATGGCTGCGGTGAACAGCAGTATATTCGTCATTATGTTCGGGCTGGGAATCTGCTTTACTTACCTGCCTGATAAAATGACCCGTTTATCCGGTTCTGTCACTATGAGCGGATTTTTAGCATCAGCCTTCGGTCTGACTTATATCCTTTCCCAATACCCGCTCGGAAAAATTGCTGACCGCTTCGGTTTCAGATCGGTTATTATCGCCGGTTTCCTTCTGTGCAGTCTGTCCGGACTCATCTATTATTCAGCAGATTCGGCGCGGGAACTGATCCTCGGGCGCATTGTTCAGGGAGTGGGGGAAGCACCGCTGTGGTCTCTTTCGCCTATACTGCTGGCGCTGCTTTATCCGGAAAATAAGGCGCAGGTAATGGGCTGGTACACGGCTTCTTTCCATTTCGGGCTCACGGCGGGTCCGCTCGCCGGAACATATATCGCAGATTTCTTCGGAGCAGAGACAACATTTCTCGGTTTTTCCGCAGCATCAGTAATAGGGGGATTCATCATATTGACGCTGGTTTCACCAAAACATCAGACACATAAAAAAAGTGAAACTAAGGTCGGTATAATGAGCATAGTCAGACCGCTCAATAAATCCGTTCTGGCAGGTATAGTTATGTACGGCGCGGCATACGGGCTGATTGTCAGCGTTATTCCGGCATTCATGCTGTCTGTAAAAAATATGAATCACAGCCTCACGAACACAGCCTTCTCTCTCAGCTTTTTTACTCTGGGAATAATTCAGATTTTTTCAGGGAAGATTGTAAAAACACACAACCTTAAACAAATCCTTCCGATCGGAATGTCCTGCATTGGTGCGGGTTTGCTGGTAATCATTTACAACAGCGGTGTTCTGCTTTTTATAGGGCTGCTTGCTTATACTGCAGGGCTGGGAATATTCAGTATAGCTTCCATGCTCTATCTCCAGATTAAAGCGGATTCGGCTCACGCCGGAGCCTCGTCCGGAGTTTACTTCATGTTCTGGGGCATAGGGTATTTTACAGTACCGTTTGTAATAGGTATGATCAGATCTGCGGATCTGATCAGCGTTGTGCTTCTGTTTCAGGCGGTAATGCTTTTTGCTGCTGCCGCCTCTCTGGTTAAAACTATGAAAAACTAA